In one window of Campylobacter hepaticus DNA:
- the fliY gene encoding flagellar motor switch protein FliY, which produces MINDFLKIFTNECISTIEGLTGKSAQFSEYKEFDVDTSNTLKAPLVYAIFNITNGGKIGILAGAILMSAIGEWMMGEEEISKNDTLRSDEMDAAKEAIQNIISAFSTTLGAQKDISKMDFNIESCEFIPENVDFKDFKKLFLYDIKIADLEEQISLTMDQTLYDILSGKPTQTQNKTQNHTNTEEKATLLNEELKNIGLIMDVRLPVRVRIGNKKMLLKDVLTMDIGSVVELNQLANDPLEILIGDKRIAYGEVVIVDGNFGVQITEIGSKKERLEQLR; this is translated from the coding sequence ATGATCAATGATTTTTTAAAAATATTTACCAATGAATGTATAAGCACTATTGAAGGATTAACAGGAAAAAGTGCTCAATTTAGCGAATATAAAGAATTTGATGTAGATACATCTAATACCTTAAAAGCGCCCTTAGTATATGCTATTTTTAATATAACAAATGGTGGAAAAATAGGAATTTTAGCCGGAGCTATTTTAATGAGTGCTATTGGAGAATGGATGATGGGCGAGGAAGAAATTTCTAAAAATGATACACTAAGGTCTGATGAAATGGATGCAGCCAAAGAAGCTATTCAAAATATTATTTCGGCTTTTTCTACAACCTTAGGCGCCCAAAAAGATATTTCAAAAATGGATTTCAATATAGAATCTTGCGAATTTATTCCTGAAAATGTTGATTTTAAAGATTTTAAAAAATTATTTTTATATGATATAAAAATAGCTGATTTAGAAGAACAAATTTCTTTAACAATGGATCAAACTCTTTATGATATTTTAAGTGGAAAACCTACTCAAACTCAAAACAAAACTCAAAATCATACCAATACTGAAGAAAAAGCCACTTTGCTTAATGAAGAACTTAAAAATATTGGTCTTATCATGGATGTACGCTTACCTGTTCGCGTAAGAATTGGCAATAAAAAAATGCTTTTAAAAGATGTTTTAACTATGGATATAGGTTCTGTTGTAGAACTTAATCAACTTGCAAATGATCCACTTGAAATTCTCATAGGAGATAAAAGAATTGCTTATGGAGAAGTAGTAATTGTAGATGGAAATTTTGGGGTACAAATTACAGAAATTGGATCAAAAAAAGAAAGATTAGAACAATTAAGATAA
- a CDS encoding TIGR00730 family Rossman fold protein, producing MHTKIIKDVEKLKNIPQLKKTITFFGSARLKEDSFYYQQAKILAQKCVNNGFCVISGGGGGIMRAANQGAFLQKNNTNSMRSIGFNIFLPHEQKLNDFVEYNITFESLAIRKMALIEKSLAFVVFPGGFGTLDELCEILALKQLEFKKDVPIILFGKEFWQAFHEFVRNSLLKLEVISKGDELKYEITDDLDFIINTLKEI from the coding sequence ATGCATACAAAAATTATAAAAGATGTTGAGAAATTAAAAAATATACCTCAACTGAAAAAAACTATTACTTTTTTTGGCTCAGCAAGACTTAAAGAGGATAGCTTTTACTATCAACAAGCCAAAATTTTAGCACAAAAATGCGTAAATAACGGTTTTTGTGTCATCAGTGGTGGTGGTGGTGGCATTATGCGCGCAGCCAACCAAGGTGCTTTTTTGCAAAAAAATAATACAAATTCAATGAGATCTATAGGATTTAATATCTTTTTGCCTCATGAGCAAAAACTCAATGATTTTGTAGAATACAATATTACTTTTGAGAGCTTAGCCATACGCAAAATGGCTCTTATTGAAAAGAGTCTAGCTTTTGTGGTTTTCCCAGGCGGCTTTGGAACACTAGATGAATTGTGCGAAATTCTTGCACTAAAACAACTTGAATTTAAAAAAGATGTTCCTATTATTTTGTTTGGGAAAGAATTTTGGCAAGCTTTTCATGAGTTCGTCAGAAATTCTTTGCTAAAACTTGAAGTAATTTCCAAAGGAGATGAGTTAAAGTATGAAATCACTGACGACTTAGATTTTATAATAAACACTTTAAAGGAAATTTAA
- the mnmA gene encoding tRNA 2-thiouridine(34) synthase MnmA: MKILVAMSGGVDSTVSAYKLKQEGHEIIACYMKLHGKANYHEENIKKVEKVANFLQIPYHILDLQQDFKNKVYMPFVDTYKEGKTPNPCALCNRFIKLGKLLEFAKSLGCEKLATGHYARVKNNLIHTALDTNKDQSYFLANADKEALKYLIFPLGEMKKEDVKKFASTIEVLKSFATQKESSEICFVEDTYIQVLDQFMDTKIPGEVLNSSGQIVGRHEGYMHYTIGKRRGFEVRGAHEPHFVLKINPKENQIIVGTKEELKISKFNLKNINLFIDAKELDCEVKIRYRSKSTSCKVIINEDQSAQIALKEPVYGLASGQMAVFYDADKVIASGFIE, translated from the coding sequence ATGAAAATTCTAGTCGCTATGAGTGGTGGAGTTGATAGCACAGTAAGTGCTTATAAACTTAAACAAGAAGGACATGAAATTATAGCTTGCTATATGAAACTTCATGGCAAAGCTAATTATCACGAAGAAAATATTAAAAAAGTAGAAAAAGTTGCAAATTTTTTACAAATTCCTTATCATATTTTAGATCTTCAACAAGATTTTAAAAATAAAGTTTATATGCCTTTTGTAGACACTTATAAAGAAGGTAAAACGCCCAATCCTTGTGCTTTATGCAATCGCTTCATCAAACTTGGCAAACTTTTAGAATTTGCAAAAAGTCTAGGTTGTGAAAAACTTGCCACAGGGCATTATGCAAGAGTGAAAAATAATCTTATTCATACTGCACTAGATACCAATAAAGATCAAAGTTATTTTCTAGCTAATGCAGACAAAGAAGCTTTAAAGTATCTTATTTTTCCTCTTGGAGAAATGAAAAAAGAAGATGTAAAAAAATTTGCCTCTACTATAGAAGTTTTAAAATCTTTTGCAACCCAAAAAGAAAGTTCTGAAATTTGCTTTGTTGAAGATACTTATATACAAGTATTAGATCAATTTATGGATACAAAAATTCCAGGTGAAGTTTTAAATAGTAGCGGACAAATTGTGGGAAGACATGAAGGTTATATGCACTACACCATAGGAAAAAGACGTGGATTTGAAGTAAGAGGAGCTCACGAACCGCACTTTGTTTTAAAAATTAATCCTAAAGAAAATCAAATCATAGTGGGCACCAAAGAAGAACTTAAAATCAGCAAATTTAACTTAAAAAACATTAATCTTTTTATTGATGCTAAAGAACTTGATTGTGAAGTTAAAATACGCTATAGATCTAAATCAACTTCTTGTAAGGTTATCATCAATGAAGATCAAAGCGCACAAATTGCATTAAAAGAACCTGTTTATGGTTTAGCTAGTGGACAAATGGCGGTCTTTTATGATGCCGATAAAGTTATAGCAAGTGGTTTTATAGAATAA
- a CDS encoding flagellar assembly protein A, with protein MDFQIKTLETFDPFESLKYEQKNTDEILDFRIIDFKLLCSNIKPPKTKIYERKDFNLFYTDDFFVKNYDTIIQKFIIEIYPKTQKENFIIRFKSNANLTYLKAYITFMDDFQYYPNLKFDLLQNIYKTMIKRKFLILRLDKKIYKKIDKFVLSMQKNQSIKKLNLAIAKGVDKIEHKKIDEIIFHKDIDEIYTNNNLTEEEKKYKSIQKNELLFEYIYKILGKEGRNLKGEILHINPINFLQNPFIIKDESIYTQELDDRIQYFSANHGFLNKDHIGYSIINDTNLSKISYLNQNTTKSNTINIQASNIKINANIGSVQVYAKNMSIKGSTHTNSEIFAENIYIKTHKGNLQADTVYINNLEYGNVVAKNIFVENCTGGTIKAENIYIYNLLTNNILYPRKNLIIANDLKSNNSVNIFPLFPMKNQYDQEYENMKNLCLKVKNKLYTTINKMHNYYDYLIKNQIKIIKFQQIKNPHTIEKYNELSSSYKRFIKLKHDISTKLSCLDEMIYKVKIYIQTQNIGQNNFLKFYPKSYNENELKHLISPKDYKRVFYLEKEQEKNYIKSNNDYNENEIKKIKALFKDLRKNNL; from the coding sequence ATGGATTTTCAAATAAAAACCTTAGAAACTTTTGATCCTTTTGAAAGCTTAAAATATGAACAAAAAAATACAGATGAAATTCTTGATTTTAGAATTATTGATTTTAAACTTTTATGTTCCAATATAAAACCACCAAAAACTAAAATTTACGAAAGAAAAGATTTTAACTTATTTTATACAGATGATTTTTTTGTAAAAAATTATGATACTATAATTCAAAAATTTATTATAGAAATTTATCCAAAAACACAAAAAGAAAACTTTATCATTCGATTTAAATCAAATGCTAATTTAACCTATCTAAAAGCTTATATTACTTTTATGGATGATTTCCAATACTATCCGAATTTAAAATTCGATCTTTTACAAAATATTTATAAAACAATGATAAAGCGTAAATTTTTAATTTTAAGATTGGATAAAAAAATATACAAAAAAATTGATAAATTTGTTTTATCTATGCAAAAAAATCAATCTATTAAAAAATTAAATCTTGCCATTGCCAAAGGGGTGGATAAAATAGAACATAAAAAAATTGATGAAATTATTTTTCACAAAGATATAGATGAAATATATACTAATAATAATTTGACCGAAGAGGAAAAAAAATATAAGAGTATTCAAAAAAATGAACTACTTTTTGAATATATTTATAAAATTCTTGGAAAAGAAGGACGCAATTTAAAAGGAGAAATACTTCATATAAACCCTATCAATTTTCTTCAAAACCCTTTTATTATAAAAGATGAAAGTATTTATACTCAAGAATTAGATGATAGAATTCAATATTTTAGCGCAAATCACGGATTTTTAAATAAAGATCATATAGGCTATAGTATTATTAATGATACAAATTTATCGAAAATATCTTATTTAAATCAAAATACCACTAAATCAAACACTATTAATATACAAGCTTCGAATATAAAAATAAATGCTAACATTGGTTCAGTACAAGTTTATGCAAAAAATATGAGTATAAAAGGCTCAACTCACACAAATAGCGAAATTTTTGCAGAAAATATTTATATTAAAACACATAAAGGAAATTTACAAGCTGATACAGTATATATAAACAATTTAGAATACGGGAATGTTGTAGCTAAAAATATTTTTGTAGAAAATTGTACAGGTGGAACCATAAAAGCAGAAAATATTTATATTTATAACTTACTTACAAACAATATCTTATATCCTAGAAAAAATTTAATCATAGCTAATGATTTAAAATCTAATAATAGTGTTAATATTTTTCCATTATTTCCTATGAAAAATCAATATGATCAAGAATACGAAAATATGAAAAACCTATGTCTTAAAGTGAAAAATAAACTTTATACAACCATTAATAAAATGCACAATTATTATGATTATCTCATTAAAAATCAAATCAAAATCATAAAATTCCAACAAATCAAAAACCCACACACTATAGAAAAATATAATGAACTTAGTAGTTCATATAAAAGATTTATTAAACTAAAACATGATATTAGCACAAAATTAAGCTGTTTAGATGAAATGATTTACAAGGTTAAAATTTATATCCAAACCCAAAATATAGGTCAAAATAATTTTTTAAAATTTTATCCAAAAAGTTACAACGAAAACGAATTAAAACACCTTATAAGTCCAAAAGATTATAAAAGGGTTTTCTACCTTGAAAAAGAACAAGAAAAAAATTATATCAAATCTAATAATGATTATAACGAAAATGAAATTAAAAAAATCAAAGCTCTTTTTAAAGATCTACGAAAAAACAATCTTTAA
- a CDS encoding flagellar hook-basal body complex protein, with translation MMNAFYNGISGVKSNSFGIDVGANNIANVNTTGFKHSDAQFKDIFYTTVITQSTNPAQGGYGSGALASQTIFEQGALVASDGEFDVALLGKGFFGVLGSDGNAYYTRNGVFRRDANGFLVDSYGNFVLGTMNPSFVGINYSDRVAKLMGDYLNTQGPVNSGFTVNSDDFFDLGTTASQGAIKVPKNMYLPPQVTQNVKWSGSLNTNTTTEVVKEELDPNQFSITKTQDGKYVVSGSVSKEDVFSAKAGDRILLNFVDANGVKMSFETSLDENLNFISNELDLKGLDENSLKLDTAQIATEQQKANKDVLESFIYNADGSKSTLRITLERILPQVGDDIQYKASAQIYDSDGNAIGDHVEGTILFDKNGALLKNSIASITNPNGGRINIDLGSPYDANKPGSGYAGLYIKEGYSNDILVQQDGVAEGFFRQYGITDDGSIIAQFSNGKNAIVGKLALYNFINEQGLSAMGDNIFTPTANSGEASFIFKDGQVVNTAKFKGGYLEQSNVDLSVELSNLIVMQKAFDANSKSITTSDQMIQKAINMKR, from the coding sequence ATGATGAATGCTTTTTATAACGGGATTAGTGGGGTAAAAAGCAATAGCTTTGGTATTGATGTTGGTGCTAATAATATTGCAAATGTTAATACTACGGGTTTTAAGCATTCTGATGCGCAATTTAAAGATATTTTTTATACAACTGTAATCACTCAATCAACTAATCCTGCTCAAGGAGGCTATGGTAGTGGAGCTTTAGCTTCTCAGACAATTTTTGAACAAGGAGCTCTTGTTGCTAGTGATGGAGAATTTGATGTAGCTTTATTAGGAAAAGGTTTTTTTGGAGTTTTGGGTTCTGATGGCAATGCTTATTATACTAGAAATGGAGTATTTAGAAGGGATGCTAATGGATTTTTAGTGGATTCTTATGGAAATTTTGTTTTAGGGACAATGAATCCTAGTTTTGTAGGTATTAATTATAGCGATAGAGTAGCTAAGCTTATGGGAGATTATCTTAATACTCAAGGTCCTGTAAATAGTGGTTTTACTGTTAATTCAGATGATTTTTTTGATTTAGGTACAACAGCATCACAAGGAGCAATTAAAGTTCCTAAAAATATGTATTTACCTCCTCAAGTAACTCAAAATGTAAAATGGAGCGGGAGTTTAAATACAAATACAACAACTGAAGTGGTTAAAGAAGAGCTTGATCCTAATCAATTTAGTATTACTAAAACCCAAGATGGAAAATACGTAGTTAGTGGTAGTGTGAGCAAAGAAGATGTTTTTAGTGCTAAGGCTGGAGATAGAATACTTTTAAATTTTGTAGATGCTAATGGTGTTAAAATGAGTTTTGAAACAAGTTTAGATGAAAATTTAAATTTTATAAGTAATGAGCTTGATTTAAAAGGTTTAGATGAAAATAGTCTTAAACTTGATACAGCACAAATTGCAACAGAACAACAAAAGGCTAATAAGGATGTTTTAGAATCTTTTATTTATAATGCAGATGGAAGTAAAAGTACTCTTAGGATCACTCTTGAAAGAATTTTACCTCAAGTAGGAGATGATATACAATATAAAGCTAGTGCACAAATTTATGATTCTGATGGAAATGCTATAGGTGATCATGTTGAAGGGACTATACTTTTTGATAAAAATGGAGCTTTGCTTAAAAATAGTATAGCAAGTATTACAAATCCTAATGGTGGAAGGATTAATATAGACTTAGGAAGTCCTTATGATGCTAATAAACCAGGGTCAGGCTATGCCGGACTTTATATTAAAGAAGGTTATTCAAATGATATTTTAGTTCAACAAGATGGGGTAGCTGAAGGTTTTTTTAGACAATATGGTATAACAGATGATGGTAGCATTATTGCACAATTTAGCAATGGTAAAAATGCTATAGTTGGAAAACTTGCTTTATATAATTTTATTAATGAACAAGGGCTTTCAGCTATGGGCGATAATATATTTACCCCAACAGCAAATAGCGGTGAAGCAAGTTTTATTTTTAAAGATGGGCAAGTTGTTAATACTGCTAAATTTAAAGGAGGTTATTTAGAGCAATCTAATGTCGATTTAAGTGTAGAGCTTTCAAATCTTATAGTTATGCAAAAAGCATTTGATGCTAATTCAAAAAGTATTACTACAAGTGATCAAATGATACAAAAAGCTATTAATATGAAAAGATAA
- a CDS encoding flagellar hook-length control protein FliK, producing MSNLAPKHDALNLVPSKVSTNTSKNKDHEANNKNLMQNDTESFLNSLLESIDKSNEFLPDHMKISEKQVFNETMPRLNQDSFDEKDKISIFESASFMQILSLLDKLQIDTVDIKLGNLSSQLVDLIKTEENFNILKTASNLEDLLDIAKELGLNVKNIKIDCVDELKKTFPNLDKIYFFKDINNNVFKKVVEDKINHIQKNSPHHLEHINHLNHTASKISPKESTSLLSQTLKNLDSILSSKKNKNEKDNKTKPKIQEDLSDLKNDLKNIKSDEAVKNPSKEDLNTKDKKNQNDHPKEKIKELKHDQKQSNNIKDEFKEVKKEEQTKIVNKESKDSPVSENTKDLQKINSQNKTFNQNENKVQEKENLKQEDAKDQNKNVKNQKDLNVYKHSNQEVIKENQNLTLNTMSKDFIPSKEPKTNVKENQDLKVNIFDQKVNFDNLQKDQIVQNKDSNQNPTNTNKEVFIQEQTKINTENGDKNTLEELNSLVKDLNKITHNTNKNIILKETFQHFSQDLKDALDQYKPPVTKLSITLNPNNLGEVEVTLIQRGNNLHINFNSNTNAMNLFIQHQAEFKNSLVNMGFTGLEMNFSDQSKKEHNQNKGKSRNGQGFKEALEGKNENEKINLELVLAKYF from the coding sequence ATGTCAAATTTAGCTCCGAAGCATGATGCTTTAAATCTTGTACCAAGTAAGGTTTCTACTAATACAAGTAAAAATAAAGATCACGAAGCTAATAATAAAAATTTAATGCAAAATGATACAGAAAGTTTTTTAAATTCTTTACTTGAATCTATTGATAAGAGTAATGAATTTTTACCTGATCATATGAAAATTAGTGAAAAGCAAGTGTTTAATGAGACTATGCCTAGGCTTAATCAAGACTCGTTTGATGAAAAGGATAAGATAAGTATTTTTGAATCTGCTTCTTTTATGCAAATTCTTTCTTTACTTGATAAATTACAAATTGATACAGTAGATATTAAACTAGGAAATCTTTCTTCTCAGCTTGTTGATTTAATTAAAACAGAAGAAAATTTTAATATCTTAAAAACTGCTTCTAATCTTGAGGATCTTTTAGATATTGCTAAAGAACTAGGCTTAAATGTAAAAAATATTAAAATTGATTGTGTAGATGAGCTTAAAAAAACTTTTCCCAATTTAGATAAGATCTACTTTTTTAAAGATATTAATAATAATGTTTTTAAAAAAGTGGTTGAAGATAAAATTAATCATATTCAAAAAAATTCACCGCATCATTTAGAGCATATAAACCATTTAAATCATACTGCTTCTAAAATAAGTCCCAAAGAAAGCACTTCTTTATTATCTCAAACCTTAAAAAATTTAGATTCTATACTTTCATCTAAAAAAAATAAAAACGAGAAAGATAATAAAACAAAACCAAAAATACAAGAGGATTTATCAGATCTAAAAAATGATTTAAAAAATATTAAAAGCGATGAAGCAGTAAAAAATCCAAGTAAAGAAGATTTAAATACAAAAGATAAAAAAAATCAAAACGATCATCCTAAAGAAAAAATAAAAGAGTTAAAACATGATCAAAAGCAATCAAATAATATTAAAGATGAATTTAAAGAAGTTAAAAAAGAAGAACAAACCAAGATTGTAAATAAAGAGTCAAAAGATAGTCCTGTAAGTGAAAATACTAAAGACTTGCAAAAAATAAACTCGCAAAATAAAACATTTAATCAAAATGAGAATAAAGTTCAAGAAAAAGAGAATTTAAAACAAGAAGATGCAAAAGATCAAAATAAAAATGTAAAAAATCAAAAAGATTTAAATGTTTATAAGCACTCAAATCAAGAAGTAATTAAAGAAAATCAAAATTTGACCCTAAATACTATGTCAAAAGACTTTATTCCGTCTAAAGAGCCTAAAACTAATGTTAAAGAAAATCAAGATTTAAAAGTAAATATTTTTGATCAAAAAGTTAATTTTGACAATTTGCAAAAAGATCAGATCGTACAAAATAAAGATAGTAATCAAAATCCTACTAATACAAATAAAGAAGTTTTTATTCAAGAACAAACAAAAATAAATACTGAAAATGGGGATAAAAATACTTTAGAAGAATTAAATTCTTTAGTTAAAGATTTAAATAAAATTACACATAATACTAATAAAAATATTATTCTTAAAGAAACTTTTCAACATTTTTCTCAAGATTTAAAAGATGCTTTAGATCAGTATAAACCCCCTGTCACTAAACTTAGCATTACATTAAATCCTAATAATCTTGGAGAAGTAGAAGTAACTTTAATTCAAAGAGGGAATAATCTTCATATTAATTTTAATTCTAATACAAATGCAATGAATTTGTTTATACAGCATCAAGCTGAGTTTAAAAATTCCCTTGTAAATATGGGATTTACTGGGCTTGAGATGAATTTTAGCGATCAAAGTAAAAAAGAACATAATCAAAATAAAGGTAAAAGTCGCAACGGTCAAGGTTTTAAAGAAGCTTTAGAGGGAAAAAATGAGAATGAAAAAATTAATCTAGAGCTTGTTTTAGCAAAATATTTTTAA
- the typA gene encoding translational GTPase TypA, translating to MENIRNIAVIAHVDHGKTTMVDELLKQSGTFSQREQISERVMDSNDIEKERGITILSKNTAINYKGTKINIIDTPGHADFGGEVERVLKMIDGVLLLVDAQEGVMPQTKFVVKKALSLGLKPIVVINKIDKPTADPERVINEIFDLFVALDANDEQLDFAIVYAAAKNGYAKLDINDTSDNMEPLFKTILERVPAPSGTNDNPLQLQVFTLGYDNFVGKIGIARIFNGIVKKNQNVMLAKADGTKVNGRISKLIGFMGLEKMDIEEAKSGDIVAIAGFDALDVGDSIVNPNNPMPLDPLHIEEPTLSIVFSVNDGPLAGTEGKHVTSNKISERLEAEMKTNIAMKYESTGEGKFKVSGRGELQITILAENMRREGFEFCMGRPEVIVKTENGIKTEPFEHLVIDVPEEFSGAVIEKLGKRKAEMKTMAPTGDGQTRLEFEIPARGLIGFRSQFLTDTKGEGVMNHSFLEFRPFSGAVEKRNNGALISMENGVALGYSLFNLQERGVLFIEPQTKVYTGMIIGEHSRPNDLDVNPIKGKNLTNVRASGSDDAIKLVPPRKLSLERALEWIEEDELVEVTPLNIRVRKRYLDPTQRKRMEKTKS from the coding sequence TTGGAAAATATTAGAAATATTGCAGTTATAGCTCACGTTGACCATGGTAAAACTACTATGGTAGATGAATTATTAAAACAATCAGGTACCTTTAGTCAAAGAGAACAAATATCAGAACGTGTTATGGATAGTAACGATATAGAAAAAGAACGTGGCATTACCATACTTTCAAAAAATACAGCCATCAACTATAAAGGCACAAAAATCAATATCATAGATACTCCAGGGCATGCTGATTTTGGTGGAGAAGTTGAACGTGTTTTAAAAATGATAGATGGAGTTTTACTTTTAGTAGATGCACAAGAAGGCGTTATGCCACAAACTAAATTTGTAGTAAAAAAAGCCTTGTCTTTAGGACTTAAACCCATAGTTGTAATCAATAAAATAGATAAACCTACTGCAGATCCTGAAAGAGTAATTAATGAAATTTTTGATCTTTTTGTAGCCCTTGATGCTAATGATGAGCAGCTTGACTTTGCTATTGTTTATGCTGCAGCTAAAAATGGCTATGCCAAACTTGACATAAATGATACAAGTGATAATATGGAACCACTTTTTAAAACTATACTTGAGCGTGTTCCTGCTCCAAGTGGCACAAATGATAATCCTTTGCAACTTCAAGTTTTCACCTTAGGATATGACAATTTTGTAGGAAAAATAGGTATTGCAAGAATTTTTAATGGTATTGTTAAAAAAAATCAAAATGTTATGCTTGCAAAAGCTGATGGCACCAAGGTAAATGGTAGAATTTCTAAACTTATAGGTTTTATGGGTTTGGAAAAAATGGATATTGAAGAAGCAAAAAGTGGTGATATTGTAGCTATAGCAGGCTTTGATGCTTTGGATGTGGGCGATAGTATAGTAAATCCAAACAATCCTATGCCTCTTGATCCTTTGCACATTGAAGAACCTACTTTAAGTATAGTTTTTTCTGTAAATGATGGACCATTAGCAGGTACAGAAGGAAAACATGTAACCTCAAATAAAATCTCTGAACGCCTAGAAGCAGAAATGAAAACGAATATAGCAATGAAATATGAAAGCACAGGAGAAGGTAAATTTAAAGTAAGCGGTAGAGGTGAACTTCAAATTACTATTTTAGCTGAAAATATGCGTAGAGAAGGTTTTGAGTTTTGCATGGGAAGACCTGAGGTTATTGTAAAAACAGAAAATGGGATTAAAACAGAACCCTTTGAACACTTAGTGATTGATGTACCTGAAGAATTTAGCGGTGCAGTCATAGAAAAACTTGGAAAAAGAAAAGCAGAAATGAAAACCATGGCACCTACAGGAGATGGACAAACAAGATTAGAATTTGAAATCCCTGCACGAGGTCTTATAGGCTTTAGAAGTCAATTTTTAACCGATACTAAAGGCGAAGGAGTGATGAATCATAGCTTTTTAGAATTCCGTCCTTTTAGCGGTGCAGTAGAAAAACGCAATAATGGAGCTTTAATCTCTATGGAAAATGGTGTAGCTTTAGGCTATTCTTTATTTAATCTTCAAGAACGTGGAGTGCTTTTTATAGAACCTCAAACTAAAGTGTATACTGGTATGATTATAGGCGAACATTCACGCCCTAATGATTTAGATGTTAATCCTATTAAAGGAAAAAATCTTACTAATGTAAGAGCTAGCGGAAGCGATGATGCTATTAAACTTGTTCCCCCTAGAAAATTAAGCCTTGAAAGGGCACTAGAATGGATAGAAGAAGATGAACTTGTTGAAGTAACCCCTTTAAATATTCGTGTTCGCAAGCGTTATCTTGATCCAACTCAAAGAAAAAGAATGGAAAAAACAAAATCTTAA
- a CDS encoding poly(A) polymerase: protein MDLKNLENQRFYILKRLGILKFLSILEALLIAFLIFVFIKDILIAIIASVFVGIFFFNFTSKKLKLAKKDWEIKVLNLFLRRIGAKFKKEGLSQKDFLKLELIENLKEFQSQNCFELKDFKIYDIQFLDLNKNLFCGILLEIIKTNKNTQFKDKEKIYTKLKHKNFTLDHIFSKQNYYLIATLSNPFFIDFKKDLANNLKILEKNLDSIKNKFL, encoded by the coding sequence ATGGATTTAAAAAATTTAGAAAATCAAAGATTCTATATACTTAAACGTTTAGGTATCTTAAAATTTTTAAGTATTTTAGAGGCTTTACTTATAGCTTTTTTAATTTTTGTTTTTATAAAAGATATTTTAATTGCTATAATTGCAAGTGTATTTGTAGGCATTTTTTTCTTTAATTTTACCTCTAAAAAACTTAAACTAGCCAAAAAAGATTGGGAGATTAAAGTATTAAATTTGTTTTTAAGACGCATTGGAGCAAAATTTAAAAAAGAAGGTTTGAGCCAAAAAGATTTTCTTAAACTAGAACTTATAGAAAATTTAAAAGAATTCCAAAGTCAAAATTGTTTTGAATTGAAAGATTTTAAAATTTATGATATACAATTTCTAGATCTAAATAAAAACTTATTTTGTGGAATTTTACTTGAAATTATAAAAACAAATAAAAATACTCAATTTAAAGATAAAGAAAAAATTTATACCAAACTTAAGCATAAAAATTTTACTCTTGATCATATTTTTTCTAAACAAAATTATTATCTTATAGCCACTTTAAGCAATCCTTTTTTTATAGACTTTAAAAAAGATCTTGCAAATAATTTAAAAATTTTAGAAAAAAATTTAGATTCTATAAAAAACAAATTTCTATAA